One window of Triplophysa rosa linkage group LG8, Trosa_1v2, whole genome shotgun sequence genomic DNA carries:
- the rab25b gene encoding ras-related protein Rab-25b, with protein MGSDEAYNFVFKVVLIGESGVGKSNLLSRFTKNEFNHDSRTTIGVEFSTRTLQLNGLTIKAQIWDTAGLERYRAITSAYYRGAVGALLVYDISRHLTYESAERWLKELYDHADPHIVVMLVGNKTDLSALRSVPMEDAKDFAEKNGLLFMETSALESTNVEAAFNTVLTEIHKKVSSKEVTRGSISAVTLSQPKSPAADALEEKKPCCKNI; from the exons TGGTTCTGATCGGAGAATCTGGCGTGGGCAAGAGCAACCTGCTGTCACGCTTTACCAAAAATGAGTTCAATCATGACAGCCGCACAACCATAGGAGTGGAATTCAGCACAAGGACTCTGCAGCTGAACGGCCTCACCATCAAAGCTCAGATCTGGGACACAGCCGGGCTGGAGCGGTACCGGGCCATAACCTCTGC ATATTACCGTGGCGCAGTTGGGGCTCTTCTGGTCTATGACATTTCAAGGCACTTGACCTATGAAAGCGCCGAGCGTTGGCTGAAGGAACTTTACGATCACGCAGATCCTCATATCGTGGTGATGCTCGTGGGAAACAAAACAGACCTGTCTGCCTTACGTTCTGTTCCGATGGAGGACGCGAAGGACTTTGCAG AAAAAAATGGTCTTCTGTTCATGGAAACGTCAGCCTTGGAGTCAACAAACGTTGAAGCAGCATTCAACACTGTCCTTACAG AAATCCATAAAAAAGTGAGCAGCAAAGAAGTGACTCGAGGGTCTATAAGTGCAGTGACACTGTCTCAACCTAAATCTCCAGCCGCAGATGCACTGGAGGAGAAGAAGCCGTGCTGTAAGAACATCTAA
- the mex3a gene encoding RNA-binding protein MEX3B, producing the protein MPSLLVLAGIMEKNGGYGGDLAGSGFGSEGLLVPPDEEEDDSRALRVALGQLSLLGLGEGEDSGGAPVGGGVQDRSNNNHHNHAGGVGSESGMLQAKSKLCALYESSSTEIKGRGCNITECVPVPSSEHVAEIVGRQGCKIKALRAKTNTYIKTPVRGEEPVFLITGRKEDVALARREIISAAEHFSMLRASRNKLGVSFSGSPPAPLPGQTTIQVRVPYRVVGLVVGPKGSTIKRIQQQTCTYIVTPSRDRDPVFEITGSPGNAERAREEIEAHIAFRTGGLHDHNNENDCLGSDGGNGGLESRLQQVWGLQGAPRKPLTSSYRQNFSDAVVGSSGGGGIYSKGDFTSLSNGDKPCSFFGSENTQSWGDPDYPKQVAYYTQQRSKSFGGLPLPLTRLSPGLPDPCGTGNSSNAVGSPHAQARRAHSEPATATTAFTGRLPVPDSPPAVIRDCMTCFESKVTAALVPCGHNLFCMECAIRICELNHPECPVCHTLVTQAIRIFS; encoded by the exons ATGCCTAGCTTGCTGGTTCTAGCAGGGATCATGGAGAAAAATGGGGGCTACGGCGGGGATTTAGCCGGCTCCGGCTTCGGCAGCGAGGGTCTCTTGGTGCCACCCGATGAGGAGGAAGACGATTCCCGTGCCCTTAGAGTTGCGCTGGGCCAACTGTCGCTGTTGGGTCTTGGAGAGGGCGAGGACAGTGGCGGCGCTCCTGTCGGTGGTGGAGTTCAAGATCGGAGTAACAATAACCATCACAATCACGCCGGAGGAGTCGGATCCGAATCCGGGATGTTACAGGCGAAGAGCAAGTTGTGCGCCCTGTACGAGAGCTCGTCCACCGAAATCAAAGGACGGGGCTGCAACATAACTGAGTGCGTCCCCGTGCCAAGCTCCGAACATGTGGCCGAAATAGTGGGGAGGCAAG GTTGCAAAATCAAAGCCTTGCGCGCAAAGACAAACACCTACATCAAGACCCCGGTCAGAGGCGAAGAGCCTGTCTTCCTCATCACCGGTCGCAAAGAAGACGTGGCCCTGGCCAGACGAGAGATCATCTCAGCCGCTGAGCACTTCTCCATGCTGCGAGCCTCCAGGAACAAGCTGGGCGTCTCTTTCAGCGGCTCCCCCCCTGCACCGCTACCCGGCCAAACCACCATACAGGTGAGGGTGCCCTACCGCGTCGTGGGTTTGGTGGTGGGACCCAAAGGCTCGACCATCAAACGGATCCAGCAGCAAACGTGCACGTACATCGTGACTCCCAGCCGCGACCGCGACCCCGTCTTTGAGATCACAGGCTCCCCGGGGAACGCCGAGCGGGCTCGGGAGGAAATCGAGGCGCACATCGCCTTCCGCACGGGCGGGCTGCACGACCACAATAATGAGAACGACTGCTTGGGCTCCGACGGTGGCAACGGGGGTCTGGAGAGCCGCCTGCAGCAGGTGTGGGGGCTACAGGGGGCCCCGCGCAAGCCGCTCACCAGCAGCTACCGCCAGAATTTCTCAGACGCCGTGGTCGGAAGTAGCGGAGGAGGGGGGATTTACAGTAAAGGTGACTTTACCAGCCTCAGCAACGGCGACAAGCCATGCTCTTTTTTCGGCTCTGAGAACACTCAGAGCTGGGGGGACCCCGACTATCCCAAACAGGTGGCCTACTACACTCAGCAGCGCTCCAAAAGCTTCGGAGGCCTGCCTCTCCCTCTGACCAGACTGTCACCGGGCCTGCCCGACCCGTGCGGCACCGGCAACTCCTCTAACGCCGTCGGGTCTCCGCACGCCCAGGCGCGCCGCGCCCACAGCGAGCCGGCTACTGCCACCACCGCCTTCACCGGCCGTCTCCCCGTGCCAGATTCGCCACCCGCCGTGATCCGGGACTGCATGACCTGCTTCGAGAGCAAAGTGACGGCCGCTCTCGTCCCGTGCGGCCACAACCTCTTCTGCATGGAGTGCGCCATCCGAATTTGTGAGCTGAACCATCCGGAATGCCCCGTCTGCCACACCCTGGTCACACAGGCTATCCGAATATTCTCTTAA
- the rab11al gene encoding RAB11a, member RAS oncogene family, like, whose protein sequence is MTGREDEYDYLFKVVLIGDSGVGKSNLLSRFTRNEFNLESKSTIGVEFATRSIHVEGKTIKAQIWDTAGQERYRAITSAYYRGAVGALLVYDIAKHLTYENAERWLKELQDHADSNIVIMLVGNKSDLRHLRAVPMDESKAFAEKHGLSFLETSALDSSNVELAFQTILTEIHRIVSQRQMSGRGDSDFSPNSKVVPITVQPTQNSGKQGCCQNN, encoded by the exons ATGACGGGCCGAGAAGACGAATACGACTATCTCTTTAAAG TGGTGCTGATCGGTGACTCGGGTGTGGGCAAGAGTAACCTGCTCTCTCGCTTTACCCGCAATGAGTTTAACCTGGAGAGCAAGAGCACCATCGGGGTGGAGTTTGCCACACGCAGCATCCATGTGGAGGGCAAGACCATCAAAGCCCAGATCTGGGATACAGCCGGACAGGAGAGATACAGAGCCATTACATCAGC GTATTACAGAGGTGCCGTCGGCGCCCTGCTGGTGTATGACATCGCCAAACATCTGACCTACGAGAACGCAGAGCGCTGGCTGAAGGAGCTGCAGGATCATGCCGACAGCAATATTGTCATCATGTTAGTTGGGAATAAGAGTGACCTGCGCCATCTGAGGGCCGTGCCGATGGATGAATCCAAAGCGTTTGCAG AGAAGCACGGGCTTTCATTTCTGGAGACATCCGCTCTGGACTCTTCTAATGTCGAACTTGCCTTTCAGACCATTCTCACAG AAATCCATCGTATCGTCTCCCAGAGGCAGATGTCAGGGCGTGGTGATTCCGACTTCTCGCCCAACTCCAAAGTGGTACCCATCACTGTACAGCCGACGCAGAATTCCGGCAAACAGGGCTGCTGTCAAAATAACTAA